A single window of Flavobacterium aestivum DNA harbors:
- a CDS encoding ROK family protein gives MKKVYAIGMDVGGSHITSAIVDVTNMEVLESSIHKECFDSNLSVNEVMDFWEKSIRLSLIKSEVEEVKGITVCFPGPFDYENGISMIKGQDKYENFYGLNISDLLRERLSFSNDFNIFFENDAVCFGKGEVYKDKMNLSKKVMAITLGTGLGSCFIDKGASISSGILVPTDGEIWNLPFKNGIAEDYVSLRGLLSKYFALSGIQLENGLELYDRAIAEDKDALQVFEEMGEDLAEIVIPCLKKFSAEHFIIGGKIANSSALFLPTFNKKIKEAGCEIGIQVSSDNEDAALLGAASMLSF, from the coding sequence ATGAAAAAAGTATATGCTATTGGAATGGATGTAGGAGGAAGTCATATTACTTCTGCAATTGTAGATGTTACAAACATGGAAGTTTTAGAATCTTCAATACATAAAGAATGTTTTGATTCGAATTTATCTGTGAACGAGGTTATGGATTTTTGGGAAAAATCAATTCGTCTTTCCTTGATTAAATCAGAAGTTGAAGAAGTAAAAGGAATAACGGTTTGTTTCCCTGGACCATTTGATTATGAAAATGGTATTTCTATGATTAAAGGGCAGGATAAATATGAGAATTTTTATGGTTTAAATATTAGCGATTTGCTTAGGGAAAGACTTAGTTTTTCGAATGATTTTAATATTTTTTTCGAAAATGATGCCGTTTGTTTTGGTAAAGGTGAAGTGTATAAAGATAAAATGAATCTTTCCAAAAAGGTAATGGCAATCACATTAGGAACAGGATTAGGTTCTTGTTTTATAGATAAAGGAGCATCTATCAGTTCGGGTATTCTTGTGCCAACAGATGGTGAAATCTGGAATCTTCCTTTTAAAAACGGTATTGCAGAAGATTATGTGTCTTTGCGAGGGCTTCTATCGAAATATTTTGCCTTGAGCGGAATTCAACTAGAAAACGGATTAGAGCTATACGACCGTGCAATAGCTGAAGATAAAGACGCACTACAAGTATTTGAAGAAATGGGGGAGGATTTGGCTGAAATTGTCATTCCTTGTTTGAAAAAGTTTTCTGCGGAGCATTTTATAATTGGCGGGAAAATTGCTAATTCTAGTGCTTTATTCTTACCCACTTTCAATAAAAAAATCAAGGAAGCAGGGTGTGAAATCGGTATTCAGGTTTCCAGTGACAATGAAGATGCGGCATTGCTAGGAGCGGCG